A region of Neovison vison isolate M4711 chromosome 7, ASM_NN_V1, whole genome shotgun sequence DNA encodes the following proteins:
- the LOC122913297 gene encoding transmembrane protein PMIS2-like — MPPKQAPADAGAPPAAGAPPAAGAPPAAGAPPAAGAPPAAGAPPAAGAPPAAGAQPATEAPEKPPKEPQTPEEMAFYAPNYLCLTILAVLLFPPLGLIAVFFTYKAGLWNPHLKLLSLQTWQANKNSQWEDAYINSGRTGWLDVFAILIGLGIIYIYALFM, encoded by the exons ATGCCCCCAAAACAAGCCCCAGCCGATGCAGGGGCCCCACCAGCTGCAGGGGCCCCACCAGCTGCAGGGGCCCCACCAGCTGCAGGGGCCCCGCCAGCTGCAGGGGCCCCGCCAGCTGCAGGGGCCCCGCCAGCTGCAGGGGCCCCGCCAGCTGCAGGGGCCCAACCAGCTACGGAGGCCCCTGAGAAGCCGCCAAAGGAACCACAGACTCCTGAAGAAATGGCATTTTATGCCCCGAATTACCTATGTTTGACCATCCTGGCTGTACTTCTTTTCCCTCCCCTGGGATTAATAGCTGTATTCTTCACTTACAAG GCTGGACTCTGGAACCCACATCTAAAGCTCCTATCCCTACAGACCTGGCAGGCCAACAAGAACAGCCAGTGGGAAGACGCTTACATCAACTCAGGCCGAACTGGTTGGTTGGATGTATTCGCCATACTCATCGGTTTAGGCATCATTTATATCTATGCCCTATTTATGTGA